The proteins below come from a single Carnobacterium divergens DSM 20623 genomic window:
- a CDS encoding immunoglobulin-like domain-containing protein yields MNVKKLLLFLLLVTSIFSLRIVFAVEEEPFLADEKKLWELSPEIDHAQGVFKGGAIDVNAENSYDLSGTKSSNSLNSLNFSESIAYASNGDAIVIGTTSVEEVQGMPILDENNEPYLFATNKIATIGFVARINQKTKKIVWIKTVKETGYIAASNRGTQYTYLAKSDDGSFIVAGAQTGVAPTGGSYPIVKKIDENGTVHFNLKLSKILSYDMKYSKALAAKEVSRDGETFMQVIVALRYEDKILSVLIDKNNQPIAVETIDAIGYKEDPNQAYRGSFVNKDTFFFITIILNHKLYAVKIENGTGKSELIPLSSEIIFPKQEPISNYVVASDQPGIYYFIAVQKTKMVISKYDSTTNQVNDTKVFATENSNLNTFKYLAGKGLVIGGDSAGNDEIVPKIVSKKTSFYTILDEQLQPKEYRFLETTQQSSLLTFVTLEMENGDEKIEAFIRYEGIEPDNYIRDVHYPEPTATTAIKDTATLLIEFGISDAPLLITGTPILANLSTEINLMENVSSKGSSGKDLTSTIVHSDYRNVLGVDTVYYQSKLTNTLKTTGYREIQKINPYKEFTLPVDGTYQVGDRFEVPVIESTAFKGMDEKNRLSYLITSVSEEEIGVNVTIYREDGEKKSATIQHDFVVKKNNPLAIYGEDIVVERGEYQELTEVIPFFNAEAKDQVTGENRTKELTFLSSNLNLQKIGKYQVKGGIEDVVSTDFLIYVEDTHPPILESKAEIIYQKGTVIEEEQFFQDIQLKVNEEADTFSNFDGSMLEAVGEYLIEIVSIDESANFTFHYVTIKVKNAPEINGDTQFIVEGTDYEPLLQEVTAKDYDNKDLTNGITVVENNVDPSKLGVYQVTYQVTDTNHFTTTKQVHVIVYNDDDHGNLQQGLPVINFTKGLESIKVEQFSGPLDLMAIFGIEGLDKVEGKLTDLIHMTLNNQTITTFTPDKLGEYRIHLNLKNGKGDAAVEKIITLTVYKEDSPNTGAKGELVLQKLPGHFYFETAKIRSTTTKIKLDKQAKNQQGDALYSNALTEGFKIRIKDQRALSEENMEGWQLSASLNFLNKQNKDLRPKGAKVFLKAKEAEIFHINSDHETLSEFSPSETFEISNDRTETLISAVREGQVSKQVVIPFETVELSIPPNQMHQGAYMGEMKWRLIAGP; encoded by the coding sequence ATGAATGTAAAAAAATTGCTACTATTTCTACTACTAGTCACGAGTATTTTTTCATTAAGAATTGTTTTTGCAGTTGAGGAAGAGCCATTCTTAGCGGATGAAAAAAAGTTGTGGGAGCTATCGCCAGAAATTGATCACGCACAGGGTGTATTTAAAGGTGGGGCCATTGATGTTAATGCTGAAAATAGTTATGATCTTTCAGGTACTAAAAGCTCAAATAGTTTAAATTCCCTTAACTTTTCAGAAAGTATAGCTTATGCCAGTAACGGAGATGCTATCGTGATTGGTACGACTTCGGTAGAAGAGGTTCAAGGGATGCCAATTCTTGACGAAAACAATGAACCTTATTTATTTGCTACTAACAAAATTGCTACTATTGGTTTTGTTGCCCGAATCAATCAAAAAACTAAAAAAATTGTTTGGATTAAAACAGTTAAGGAAACAGGTTATATCGCTGCAAGCAATCGTGGTACTCAATACACGTATTTAGCAAAATCTGATGATGGCAGCTTTATTGTGGCTGGAGCACAAACTGGCGTTGCTCCTACTGGAGGATCCTACCCTATTGTCAAAAAAATAGATGAGAATGGCACCGTTCATTTTAATTTGAAATTATCAAAAATTCTAAGTTATGATATGAAATACTCTAAGGCGCTCGCTGCAAAGGAGGTCAGTCGTGACGGAGAAACGTTTATGCAAGTGATTGTAGCATTACGTTATGAAGATAAAATTCTATCGGTCTTAATTGATAAAAACAATCAACCGATTGCTGTTGAAACAATTGATGCAATCGGCTATAAGGAGGATCCAAATCAAGCCTATCGAGGAAGCTTTGTAAATAAAGACACCTTTTTTTTTATTACAATAATTTTAAATCACAAACTGTATGCTGTTAAAATAGAAAATGGAACTGGAAAATCAGAATTAATCCCACTTTCGTCAGAGATTATTTTTCCCAAACAGGAACCCATCTCTAATTATGTTGTCGCCTCAGATCAGCCAGGTATTTACTATTTTATCGCAGTACAAAAAACGAAGATGGTTATCTCTAAGTATGATTCCACTACGAACCAAGTTAACGACACCAAAGTATTTGCAACAGAAAATTCCAATTTAAATACATTTAAATACTTAGCAGGTAAGGGATTGGTGATAGGCGGAGACAGTGCAGGAAATGATGAAATCGTCCCCAAGATCGTATCTAAAAAAACAAGCTTTTACACTATTTTAGATGAGCAATTGCAACCCAAAGAGTATCGCTTCCTTGAAACAACGCAACAGTCAAGTTTATTAACTTTCGTCACTTTGGAAATGGAAAATGGCGATGAAAAAATCGAAGCGTTTATTCGTTATGAAGGTATTGAGCCTGATAATTATATTCGTGATGTTCATTACCCAGAACCAACAGCGACGACAGCTATTAAAGATACTGCAACTCTGTTGATAGAATTTGGAATCAGCGATGCGCCACTACTTATAACAGGGACACCGATACTTGCGAATCTTTCGACAGAAATCAATTTAATGGAAAATGTTTCATCAAAAGGTAGTAGTGGAAAGGACTTAACGAGTACAATTGTTCATTCTGATTACCGTAATGTATTAGGCGTAGACACCGTTTACTATCAATCTAAATTGACGAATACGCTGAAAACAACAGGCTATCGTGAAATTCAAAAAATTAATCCCTATAAAGAATTTACATTACCAGTAGATGGAACGTATCAAGTTGGCGATCGTTTTGAGGTTCCAGTGATAGAGTCAACTGCCTTTAAAGGAATGGATGAAAAAAACCGACTGAGCTATTTAATTACTTCGGTAAGTGAGGAAGAAATCGGTGTCAACGTAACGATTTATCGAGAAGATGGAGAAAAAAAGTCAGCTACAATTCAGCACGATTTTGTCGTAAAGAAGAACAATCCTCTTGCTATTTATGGCGAAGACATTGTGGTAGAGCGAGGGGAATATCAAGAATTAACCGAGGTTATTCCCTTCTTTAATGCGGAAGCAAAAGACCAAGTGACTGGTGAAAATCGCACAAAAGAATTGACGTTTTTGTCCTCCAATTTAAATTTACAAAAAATAGGCAAGTATCAAGTGAAGGGTGGCATTGAAGACGTTGTTTCCACGGATTTTTTGATTTATGTAGAAGACACGCATCCACCTATTTTAGAAAGTAAGGCTGAAATAATCTATCAAAAAGGAACGGTTATCGAAGAAGAACAATTTTTTCAAGATATTCAATTGAAAGTAAACGAAGAAGCAGATACATTTTCTAATTTTGATGGAAGTATGTTAGAAGCAGTCGGAGAATATCTGATTGAAATAGTCTCTATTGATGAATCCGCAAATTTCACTTTTCATTATGTGACAATCAAGGTTAAAAATGCTCCTGAAATAAATGGAGATACGCAATTTATTGTTGAAGGAACAGACTATGAGCCTCTTTTACAGGAAGTAACGGCTAAGGATTATGATAATAAGGATTTAACGAATGGCATAACAGTTGTGGAAAACAATGTCGATCCCTCTAAATTAGGTGTCTACCAAGTAACGTATCAAGTCACAGATACCAATCACTTTACAACTACAAAACAAGTTCACGTTATTGTATACAATGACGATGATCATGGGAATCTTCAACAAGGCTTACCTGTTATTAATTTTACAAAAGGCCTTGAATCTATCAAAGTAGAACAATTTAGTGGCCCATTAGACTTGATGGCTATTTTTGGCATTGAAGGACTTGATAAAGTAGAAGGCAAACTGACAGATTTGATTCATATGACGTTAAATAATCAAACAATTACTACCTTTACGCCAGACAAGTTAGGAGAGTATCGGATTCATCTGAATCTAAAAAATGGTAAAGGCGATGCTGCAGTAGAAAAAATAATTACATTAACTGTCTATAAGGAAGATAGCCCTAATACAGGCGCAAAAGGGGAGCTGGTTCTACAAAAATTACCAGGCCATTTTTATTTTGAAACTGCAAAAATCCGCTCAACTACAACAAAAATAAAATTAGACAAGCAGGCAAAGAACCAGCAGGGAGATGCACTTTATTCCAATGCATTAACTGAAGGGTTTAAAATTAGAATAAAAGATCAAAGAGCTTTAAGTGAGGAGAATATGGAAGGATGGCAATTGTCTGCTAGCTTGAATTTTCTAAATAAGCAGAATAAGGATTTACGTCCAAAAGGTGCAAAAGTATTTTTAAAAGCGAAAGAAGCTGAAATCTTCCATATAAACTCAGACCATGAGACCCTTTCTGAGTTCAGTCCATCCGAAACATTTGAAATCAGCAATGATAGGACAGAAACCTTGATTTCAGCTGTTAGAGAAGGTCAGGTGTCGAAGCAAGTGGTGATTCCTTTTGAAACTGTTGAGCTATCAATCCCTCCTAATCAAATGCATCAAGGAGCTTATATGGGTGAAATGAAATGGCGTTTGATAGCAGGTCCTTAA
- a CDS encoding pectate lyase-like adhesive domain-containing protein, with the protein MRGLNSDPTIKATQEDQPTVKGLSLQTNPVQDLNTSFDIQLELPADLTTKVELEVPPLVSFDEIKAIKQNEHVKATITYQQATSTVTIQPNQEEQAVATIDDDASEISNMVLKLPFIAKEIGEGTFNAKVASQETITQEVSIVDPEQKDDAPVDSTLITDSIEPKTTEKILEDPAFETMKINALAVEPRAGTNVSTWTEFISALGNAAVSSINVTADLTRGTGTAAGTYTRSITINGNGHTIDFGANNGSITLGAGPVGSVLELNDLTVKKAGAAAIVTATAANSSRWEVVVRNVNGAETGNVSSFINVPNGTITVDGGNSTYNLSNANTVFTAMNFNVINGAKLNSSVNGNNYYSSVAGSKVTINGGSVINFYSEADVAMQMTARTDFEVSDPGTLLSVEGNSNATGDGGALISIVGAGTEINVKNQAEIKIHSKRTVAMLMNSSGGVFNVSGGSKLNLQSDNNANNFGATLRFRISGNMTFNVSENSEINITKTGGAAPAVRMYGTDNKFIVNSGGKVAIRNYGNGTPNNGGVDAGNQGIYYTDNRGDFELTGKGSEVKVLADNGPAIDMGTRTGSITAGEGTVFVAQGNTRAATSGIFNTGVSTISVDKPLFYDFRNDRTGGGYVFDVRANSTFTSTQSDLSVWNIGDNLDGDPAKNWSLFDYVLSGANFVTINSTNVPTEFNTSANSYGSKGASSYSRMSGNNAAPIVDELRMPTNADKSIFGHVKVPIGTTDGRDSWTDESYVVVQVTKPNGTVSEFTAPTIGMNNNSPGLSIYGEKPRAGMFKITLPNNQFVETGDQVKVIKAWRGVSDPNSNRNHSSLPEDLIAPDRISKDVTPPTPTKINDEATINNATKQISGHSAEPNSLVSITVNETEITGSAIVASNGSWTFDLPRYLEKNDVVQIFLQDQAGSAIGVDNPPVTNNTVGNKNPKTTLAYHDAIFEAAPKVTIQDVLPDTNKVVKSVSVNNSNNTTQVGSILTYTLDISNNKAAAIDTKWKDIYAVDTLDVGLDVDLSSVKVNGSNLPADKVQFNETTRELKINVNDLNTQESVRVTFDTKVNAKGINKTILNTATAVGKSPREVEPFKPGANDPTATMQTYQAVSNTIPNPGGSVFGVLEFVSAPSSISFGEDLKVSAKNQIYGIETMKDNLTVQDSRAIKSSWTMTAKMVSILTSTSGHELPNAVRYSSNGDSTIINQTATTIMEHTNKNEDPLTINDTWNKENEGLILKIDGGKAKAESYSGTIQWTLQDTPPNK; encoded by the coding sequence GTGAGAGGATTAAATTCTGATCCAACAATTAAAGCAACGCAAGAAGACCAACCAACTGTAAAGGGTCTAAGTTTACAGACAAATCCAGTTCAGGATTTGAATACCTCTTTTGATATCCAATTAGAACTACCAGCAGATTTAACAACGAAAGTTGAATTAGAAGTACCCCCACTTGTTTCTTTTGATGAAATTAAAGCAATCAAACAAAATGAACACGTAAAAGCAACTATTACTTATCAACAAGCAACGTCTACTGTTACCATTCAACCAAATCAAGAAGAACAAGCAGTAGCAACTATTGATGACGATGCGAGCGAGATAAGCAATATGGTTTTAAAATTGCCTTTTATTGCCAAAGAAATTGGTGAAGGAACCTTTAACGCAAAAGTAGCATCGCAAGAAACTATTACTCAAGAAGTTTCTATTGTAGATCCAGAACAAAAAGATGATGCGCCAGTTGATTCAACACTAATTACGGATTCAATCGAACCCAAAACAACAGAAAAGATATTGGAAGACCCAGCTTTTGAAACGATGAAAATCAACGCCTTAGCAGTTGAACCTCGTGCTGGAACTAATGTATCAACATGGACTGAATTTATTAGCGCCTTAGGAAACGCGGCAGTATCAAGTATTAATGTAACCGCAGATTTAACTCGTGGAACAGGTACCGCAGCAGGTACGTACACGCGTTCCATCACTATTAACGGCAACGGTCATACAATTGATTTTGGAGCCAACAATGGCAGTATTACGTTAGGCGCTGGACCTGTTGGGAGTGTACTAGAACTAAATGACTTGACTGTAAAAAAAGCAGGAGCTGCAGCCATCGTTACAGCAACAGCTGCTAATAGTAGTAGATGGGAAGTTGTGGTTAGAAATGTAAATGGTGCTGAGACAGGGAATGTATCTAGTTTTATCAATGTACCCAATGGAACGATTACAGTTGATGGTGGAAATAGTACGTATAATTTAAGCAATGCGAATACAGTATTTACAGCCATGAACTTCAATGTAATTAATGGTGCTAAACTAAACTCTAGTGTCAATGGAAACAATTATTATTCAAGTGTTGCTGGTTCAAAAGTAACAATTAATGGCGGTTCAGTTATTAATTTCTATAGTGAAGCAGATGTTGCCATGCAAATGACAGCTAGAACCGATTTTGAAGTGAGTGATCCTGGAACTCTTTTAAGTGTTGAGGGAAATTCGAATGCAACAGGTGATGGTGGGGCGTTAATTTCCATCGTTGGAGCAGGGACAGAAATCAATGTTAAAAATCAAGCTGAGATAAAAATTCATAGCAAACGAACTGTAGCCATGCTAATGAATAGCTCAGGAGGAGTATTTAATGTTTCTGGGGGATCAAAATTAAATCTTCAATCCGATAATAACGCGAATAACTTTGGTGCGACATTGCGTTTTAGAATTTCAGGAAACATGACGTTTAACGTCAGTGAAAATTCAGAAATCAATATTACAAAAACCGGTGGAGCTGCACCTGCAGTCCGAATGTATGGAACGGATAATAAATTTATTGTTAATTCAGGTGGGAAGGTAGCTATCCGAAATTATGGGAATGGCACTCCTAATAATGGTGGAGTAGATGCAGGAAATCAGGGAATCTATTATACAGATAATCGTGGAGACTTTGAATTAACAGGCAAAGGATCTGAAGTAAAAGTACTTGCTGATAATGGACCCGCTATTGATATGGGAACTAGAACGGGAAGTATTACAGCTGGAGAGGGGACGGTTTTTGTTGCCCAAGGGAACACAAGAGCAGCAACTTCAGGAATCTTTAATACTGGAGTCAGCACCATCTCAGTAGATAAACCACTTTTTTACGATTTTAGAAATGATCGTACAGGTGGTGGTTATGTTTTTGATGTGCGAGCAAACTCAACGTTTACCTCTACTCAATCTGATTTAAGTGTTTGGAACATTGGAGACAACCTAGATGGAGATCCTGCAAAAAACTGGTCATTATTTGATTATGTTTTATCTGGAGCCAACTTTGTCACTATCAATTCTACAAATGTACCAACGGAATTTAATACAAGTGCTAATTCATATGGATCAAAAGGAGCTTCTTCTTACTCACGAATGAGTGGAAATAATGCCGCTCCAATTGTAGATGAATTAAGAATGCCCACCAATGCGGATAAATCGATTTTTGGTCACGTAAAAGTTCCAATTGGGACAACGGATGGCCGTGATTCATGGACAGATGAGAGTTATGTGGTTGTTCAAGTAACCAAGCCTAATGGCACAGTATCAGAGTTTACTGCGCCAACGATTGGAATGAATAATAATAGCCCAGGTTTGAGTATCTATGGAGAAAAACCACGTGCAGGGATGTTTAAGATCACTCTACCCAATAATCAGTTTGTTGAAACTGGCGATCAAGTAAAAGTAATCAAAGCGTGGCGTGGTGTTAGTGATCCAAATTCAAATCGGAATCACAGTAGCTTACCAGAAGATTTGATTGCACCAGATCGAATTTCTAAAGATGTAACGCCACCAACACCAACAAAAATAAATGATGAAGCCACAATTAATAATGCAACTAAACAAATCTCAGGTCACTCAGCTGAACCGAATAGTTTAGTGAGTATTACAGTTAATGAGACAGAAATAACAGGATCGGCAATCGTTGCAAGTAATGGAAGTTGGACCTTTGATTTACCGAGATATTTAGAAAAAAATGACGTTGTGCAAATCTTCTTACAAGATCAAGCTGGAAGCGCGATAGGGGTTGACAATCCACCTGTGACAAATAATACAGTTGGAAATAAAAATCCAAAAACAACGTTAGCTTATCATGATGCAATCTTTGAAGCAGCACCAAAAGTAACCATCCAAGATGTATTACCTGATACCAACAAAGTGGTTAAATCAGTGTCGGTGAATAATTCTAACAATACAACACAAGTAGGATCAATCTTAACGTATACCTTAGATATTTCAAATAATAAAGCAGCAGCAATCGACACAAAATGGAAAGATATTTATGCTGTAGATACCTTAGATGTTGGATTAGATGTCGATTTATCAAGTGTTAAGGTGAATGGAAGCAACCTTCCAGCAGATAAAGTGCAATTTAATGAAACAACTAGGGAGTTAAAAATAAACGTCAATGATTTAAATACACAAGAAAGTGTCAGAGTAACATTTGATACAAAAGTGAATGCTAAAGGAATTAACAAAACCATTTTGAATACAGCAACAGCAGTTGGAAAGTCACCAAGAGAAGTCGAGCCCTTTAAACCAGGAGCAAACGATCCAACGGCTACTATGCAGACGTATCAAGCGGTATCAAATACGATTCCCAATCCAGGGGGTTCTGTTTTTGGAGTATTAGAATTCGTTTCTGCACCAAGTTCCATTTCATTTGGTGAGGATTTGAAAGTGTCAGCTAAAAATCAAATTTATGGTATTGAAACAATGAAAGACAACTTAACCGTACAAGACTCACGTGCCATTAAATCAAGCTGGACAATGACGGCTAAAATGGTTTCTATTTTAACAAGCACGTCAGGTCATGAGTTGCCAAATGCAGTTCGTTACTCATCAAATGGAGATTCAACCATTATCAATCAAACGGCAACCACGATTATGGAACATACCAATAAAAATGAAGATCCACTAACCATTAATGATACGTGGAACAAAGAGAACGAAGGCTTGATTTTGAAAATTGACGGTGGGAAAGCAAAAGCAGAAAGTTATTCTGGTACGATTCAATGGACACTACAAGATACTCCACCTAATAAGTAA